ACAACTGAGAAGAGGTCTTGGCCACAAATTGCAGCCGGGTCCAACAAGTTTATCCAGCAAGATTATCTTTCTCCAGTCTCTCAGCAATCTTATCCAGATGCAGATATAGCAGCAGCATTTCTCGCACAAGCTCATTCCGGCGATGTCCATGTCCACCACCCACCTGTACGCGGCGAGAGAGACccgaccaccgcctcctccgccgctcgccgtcgccgtcgccgtcgccgtcgacccgccCGCCGAATTAATTAATACGGCCACAGCCCACAGGTTTAGTACCCCGTTTGGATTTCTCCTTTCCAAGAGACCAATATGCCAAAGCCGTAAGATGAATAGTGTCCTAGAGTTGTTCTAGAGGAAAAGGATAATTGACAGCAACTTTTCTCCAACCTGGCCCTTGTCGATTGATCCCCATGCTgtatatgatgatgatgatacatCTATGTCAATTGGGTTCTAGAATGAAAATATTGTATGTGAATCTTGTCGGTGCAGATGCCAGCCTTCTAGAATCTAAGATACACTAATGGGATTGTACAAGGTCAGGCATGTGCATGCATAGTGCATAACCCCAGACAGCTCTAAACAAGTTATAATACATTAACATGCAGCATATCCTATAGGGGTTCTATATTTCTCTAAATAAGATAATAGCAGTacatctgttctaaaatatacaagtaacttttagctatgaattttTTAATGGAGGTATAGCTATGCAAGCATATATAAACAAGAAAAATGGTCCCTATgtccaaatagaaaaaaatgtaaaattaaTCTAGAAAAAATGTCATGTCTTTGTCATCACAAGCATAACTTTCAACCGATTAGTGGGCGAAAAGCACTGGATCCAGATAACcacaaagaagaagaaaatcacCCTCCCCCAAAATCATTCCAAAAACATCACCTTCTCCAGCAATGATCTGATCCACCACAGCACATTGGCCTCTCATGAGATCAGCTGGCCTCTGCGAAAATTACTGGGAAAAACTATGAGGCTACGATCCTGACCGTCGATTTCGGATCGGACGGATGGATCACCATGGATACCATTCAccgtggaagaaggaaggttgGTCTCCACCATGGCGCCAAACTGTGAAAGCAACAGCCATGGAGAAGGAGAAAAGGACATGCACATACTACTCTCTGACTCAGCAAACAATCACATAATCctctaagaaaataaaaaaaatgatttcttCTAGAGATAAGATCAAGAACTCAACGTCCAAGTGGCACCACTAAAATTCCTCACCCCCTAAACTCCCTATAAATAATtcacctttcttttcttttctgatcTCATCgactcgacgacgacgacgcattCCGAATTATTCAAGAAATTCAAGAAGTGAACAGAGGAGGAAAGGAAACATGGCTTCGTTTGCATCCACGGCGGCGCCTTGGGGATGCGTCGCCGGAgctcggcgtggcggcggcggcggcgggcggtgtgGGGTGCGCGCGTCCGcggcgctggcggtggcggcgccggcggcgaggacgcaCTACGAGGTGCTCGGGGTCGGGGCGGGCGCGAGCAGGGGGGAGATCAAGGCGGCGTACCGGCGTCTGGCGAGGGAGGTGCACCCGGACGCCGGCGCCACGGGGGACGAGGACTTCATACGGCTCCACGCCGCGTACGCCACGCTCGCCGACCCCGACGAGCGCGCGCGGTACGaccgcgccatggccggcccggcggcgtcggcgttcCGGCGGGCGCCCGCGTCGTCGTTCCGGCGGCGGACGTGGGAGACGGACCAGTGCTGGTAGGGCAGAA
The Oryza sativa Japonica Group chromosome 6, ASM3414082v1 DNA segment above includes these coding regions:
- the LOC4342076 gene encoding chaperone protein dnaJ 11, chloroplastic — encoded protein: MASFASTAAPWGCVAGARRGGGGGGRCGVRASAALAVAAPAARTHYEVLGVGAGASRGEIKAAYRRLAREVHPDAGATGDEDFIRLHAAYATLADPDERARYDRAMAGPAASAFRRAPASSFRRRTWETDQCW